Proteins from one Suncus etruscus isolate mSunEtr1 chromosome 3, mSunEtr1.pri.cur, whole genome shotgun sequence genomic window:
- the LOC126003609 gene encoding LOW QUALITY PROTEIN: 40S ribosomal protein S3-like (The sequence of the model RefSeq protein was modified relative to this genomic sequence to represent the inferred CDS: inserted 2 bases in 1 codon; deleted 1 base in 1 codon) — protein MEVQISKKRKFVADGIFQAELNEFLTLELAEDGYSRVEVQVTPTRTEIIILATRTQNVLGEKGRRIWELTAVVQKRFGFPEGSVELYAEKVATRGLCAIAQVESLCYKLLGGLAVWRACYGVLRFIMESGAKGCEIVVSGKLRGQRAKSMKFVDGLMIHSGDPVNYYVDIAMCHVLLRQGVLGIKVKIMLPWDPSGKIGPKKPFPDHVSIVEPKXTPISEQKDGKPEPSAMPQLDPTT, from the exons ATGGAGGTACAGATTTCCAAGAAGAGGAAGTTTGTGGCTGATGGTATCTTCCAAGCTGAATTGAATGAGTTTCTCACACTGGAGCTGGCTGAAGATGGCTACTCAAGAGTTGAGGTACAAGTTACACCCACCAGGACAGAAATCATCATCTTGGCCACCAGGACACAGAATGTGCTTGGTGAGAAAGGCCGTCGGATTTGGGAATTGACCGCTGTGGTTCAGAAGAGGTTTGGCTTTCCTGAGGGCAGTGTAGAGCTTTATGCTGAAAAGGTTGCCACCAGGGGTCTGTGTGCCATCGCCCAGGTGGAATCTCTGTGCTACAAACTCCTGGGAGGCCTTGCTGTGTGGAGGGCTTGCTATGGTGTGCTGAGATTCATCATGGAGAGTGGTGCTAAAGGCTGTGAGATTGTGGTGTCTGGGAAGCTCCGAGGACAGAGGGCTAAGTCCATGAAGTTCGTGGATGGTCTGATGATTCACAGTGGGGACCCTGTTAACTACTATGTTGACATAGCTATGTGCCATGTGCTGCTCAGGCAGGGTGTGCTGGGCATCAAAGTGAAGATCATGCTGCCTTGGGACCCAAGTGGTAAGATTGGCCCTAAGAAGCCCTTTCCTGAC CATGTGAGCATTGTGGAGCCCAA CACACCCATCTCTGAACAAAAGGATGGGAAGCCAGAGCCGTCTGCTATGCCCCAGCTAGATCCTACAACGTAA